In one Erythrobacteraceae bacterium WH01K genomic region, the following are encoded:
- a CDS encoding S-methyl-5'-thioadenosine phosphorylase (Catalyzes the reversible phosphorolysis of 5'-deoxy-5'- methylthioadenosine (MTA) to adenine and 5-methylthio-D-ribose-1- phosphate), whose amino-acid sequence MSDWHIGVLGGSGLYEGIALEDSQEIEVASPFGAPSGPVTTGRARTAGGDVRVTFLARHGAGHRLSPDSVNYRANIDVLKRCGVTDLLAISAIGSLREEMAPGQMVAVDQFIDRTCSRPASFFGEGLVAHAGLADPVCARLSALAADAVEAAGGAVHRSGTYVAIEGPQFSTRAESRMYRAWGGDVIGMTGMPEARLAREAELPYAMLGMVTDYDSWRDTEAGVEAHDIMATLAANADLARATLAALLQGLPAMREASAVDTAMEHALITSPERRDTNLVVRLDAVAGRLLG is encoded by the coding sequence ATGAGCGACTGGCATATCGGGGTACTGGGCGGCAGCGGCCTGTACGAAGGCATCGCGCTGGAAGACAGCCAGGAAATCGAAGTCGCCTCCCCCTTCGGTGCGCCGTCGGGCCCCGTCACTACGGGGCGCGCCAGGACCGCCGGAGGCGATGTGCGGGTGACGTTCCTTGCCCGGCACGGTGCGGGCCACCGATTGTCGCCCGACAGCGTGAACTACCGCGCCAATATCGACGTGCTGAAACGCTGCGGCGTGACCGACCTGCTCGCCATCAGTGCCATCGGATCGTTGCGAGAGGAAATGGCGCCCGGACAGATGGTGGCTGTCGACCAGTTCATCGACCGGACCTGTTCACGGCCCGCCAGTTTCTTCGGCGAGGGGCTGGTGGCCCATGCAGGTCTGGCCGATCCCGTCTGCGCCCGCCTTTCCGCCTTGGCAGCCGACGCGGTCGAGGCGGCAGGCGGCGCGGTCCATCGCAGCGGAACCTATGTCGCGATCGAGGGACCGCAATTCTCGACCCGCGCGGAAAGCCGGATGTACCGCGCATGGGGCGGCGATGTCATCGGCATGACCGGCATGCCCGAGGCACGCCTCGCTCGCGAGGCGGAACTGCCATACGCGATGCTGGGGATGGTGACCGATTACGACAGCTGGCGCGATACCGAAGCCGGCGTGGAAGCGCACGACATCATGGCGACGCTGGCAGCGAATGCAGACCTTGCGCGTGCCACGCTGGCCGCCCTGCTGCAGGGCCTCCCCGCGATGCGTGAGGCTAGCGCGGTGGACACCGCGATGGAGCATGCTCTGATTACTTCGCCGGAGCGGCGCGATACAAACCTGGTTGTCCGCCTCGACGCGGTCGCCGGTCGCCTGCTCGGCTGA
- a CDS encoding MarR family transcriptional regulator → MPGTGNPSTESGTSTLADFLPYRLSVASNAVSARIADLYRSRFGLTIGEWRIMAMLGEGEPLTQRELVTATLMDKVAVNRACKVLEKRELVSRTPHPDDGRSHRLALTGAGEGIYNEVMPLAREIERQLLAGFTEEEYETMRGLLARLRQQAEHIGSD, encoded by the coding sequence ATGCCCGGAACCGGCAACCCCTCTACCGAGAGCGGCACCAGCACGCTTGCGGATTTCCTGCCTTACCGTCTCTCGGTCGCATCCAACGCGGTCAGTGCGCGCATCGCCGATCTTTATCGCAGCCGGTTCGGGCTGACGATCGGCGAATGGCGCATCATGGCGATGCTGGGTGAAGGCGAACCGCTGACCCAGCGCGAGCTCGTGACGGCCACGCTGATGGACAAGGTGGCGGTCAACCGCGCGTGCAAGGTACTGGAAAAGCGCGAGCTGGTCTCGCGCACGCCGCATCCCGATGACGGGCGGTCCCATCGACTGGCGCTGACCGGCGCAGGGGAGGGGATCTACAACGAGGTCATGCCGCTTGCCCGCGAGATCGAACGCCAGTTGCTGGCAGGCTTCACGGAAGAAGAATACGAAACGATGCGCGGCCTGCTGGCACGGTTGCGCCAGCAGGCCGAACATATCGGATCGGATTGA
- a CDS encoding type II secretion system F family protein, producing the protein MLDNPQGPTLLGVDVLLVGTILAGVAALAVMLAIYAAVTVKDPMSKRVKALNSRREELKAGIITASGKKRQSLVKKTETTEKVRDTLDSFKVLQQSQVDDIRQKLAHAGYRNQELAVVVIGIRAILPVVIGIIAAIIIYATDMLPADWGSTKRLGVLVGAVGFAYKAPELFLKNKATKRTDAIRKGLPDALDLLVICAEAGLTVDASFNRVAKELGRAYPELGDEFALTAIELSFLGERKMAFDNLAYRVNLESVKGVVTTMVQTERYGTPLASALRVLSAEFRNERMMRAEEKAARLPAIMTVPLILFILPTLFIVILGPAACSIGDAFAGDGPAGGGG; encoded by the coding sequence ATGCTCGATAACCCACAAGGCCCCACGCTTCTCGGCGTCGATGTCCTGCTGGTCGGTACGATCCTTGCCGGCGTTGCAGCGCTGGCAGTAATGCTGGCGATATATGCCGCGGTGACTGTGAAGGATCCGATGAGCAAGCGGGTCAAGGCTCTGAACAGCCGTCGCGAGGAACTGAAGGCGGGTATCATCACCGCCTCCGGCAAGAAGCGCCAGAGCCTGGTCAAGAAGACCGAGACGACCGAGAAGGTCCGCGACACGCTCGACAGCTTCAAGGTCCTGCAGCAGAGCCAGGTCGACGACATCCGGCAGAAACTGGCCCATGCCGGTTACCGCAACCAGGAACTGGCCGTGGTGGTGATCGGCATTCGTGCCATCCTGCCGGTGGTCATCGGCATCATTGCCGCGATCATCATCTATGCAACCGACATGCTTCCCGCCGACTGGGGCTCTACGAAACGTCTGGGCGTGCTGGTCGGTGCCGTCGGGTTCGCCTACAAGGCGCCCGAGCTCTTCCTCAAGAACAAGGCGACCAAGCGTACCGACGCCATTCGCAAGGGCCTGCCCGACGCGCTCGACCTGCTGGTCATCTGTGCGGAGGCCGGTCTGACGGTCGATGCGTCATTCAACCGCGTAGCGAAGGAACTGGGCCGCGCCTATCCCGAACTGGGCGACGAATTCGCCCTGACCGCAATCGAGCTTTCCTTCCTCGGAGAGCGCAAGATGGCGTTCGACAACCTCGCTTACCGCGTGAACCTTGAATCGGTGAAGGGCGTGGTCACGACCATGGTCCAGACCGAGCGCTACGGTACTCCGCTGGCGTCGGCGCTGCGTGTCCTTTCGGCGGAATTCCGCAACGAGCGCATGATGCGCGCAGAGGAAAAGGCCGCGCGCCTTCCGGCCATCATGACCGTCCCGCTGATCCTGTTCATCCTGCCGACGCTGTTCATCGTCATTCTGGGCCCGGCGGCCTGTTCCATCGGCGACGCCTTTGCCGGTGACGGCCCCGCCGGCGGAGGGGGCTAG
- a CDS encoding type II secretion system F family protein, producing MSIFQLLLFAMGLMAFLVVGYMAVSGPSAGKESARRLQAVRFRHSESTDTKVESQLKKAIASRKPRAHKVAGSGSRLEALEIRLQRTGKGWTVSQYLYSSLGLFLAIAVLVYLRSGAFALSAVVGIVVGLGLPHMVVNSSIKRRTTQFNVKFADAIDLLVRGLRSGLPVTETLAVVAQEIPGPVGVEFKGIVERIRIGRTMEDSLQETADRLGIPEFNFFCITLAIQRETGGNLAETLSNLGDVLRKRTQMKLKIKAMSSESKASAYIVGSLPFIVFGLIWWINPEYVAGFFSEDRLIVAGLGGLVWMSIGVFIMAKMVSFEI from the coding sequence ATGAGCATATTCCAGCTCCTGCTATTCGCGATGGGCCTGATGGCCTTCCTCGTCGTGGGCTACATGGCTGTCTCAGGTCCGTCCGCCGGCAAGGAAAGCGCGCGGCGGCTGCAGGCCGTTCGGTTCCGCCATTCGGAAAGCACCGACACGAAGGTCGAAAGCCAGCTGAAAAAGGCCATCGCATCGCGCAAGCCGCGGGCACACAAGGTGGCCGGCTCCGGTTCGCGGCTCGAAGCGCTGGAAATCAGGCTGCAACGGACCGGCAAGGGCTGGACCGTCTCGCAGTATCTTTATTCCTCGCTTGGACTGTTTCTGGCAATCGCCGTTCTCGTCTATCTGCGATCAGGCGCGTTTGCCCTGTCGGCCGTTGTCGGTATCGTGGTCGGGCTGGGCCTGCCGCATATGGTCGTCAATTCATCCATCAAGAGGCGCACCACACAGTTCAACGTCAAGTTCGCGGACGCAATCGACCTGCTGGTCCGCGGCTTGCGTTCAGGGTTGCCAGTGACGGAGACGCTGGCCGTGGTGGCGCAGGAAATCCCCGGCCCCGTGGGCGTGGAATTCAAGGGTATTGTCGAGCGTATCAGGATCGGTCGCACGATGGAGGACTCGCTCCAGGAAACGGCCGACCGTCTTGGCATTCCGGAATTCAATTTCTTCTGCATCACCCTTGCGATTCAGCGGGAAACGGGCGGCAACCTCGCCGAAACGCTCAGCAATCTGGGCGATGTGCTGCGCAAACGGACGCAGATGAAGCTCAAGATCAAGGCCATGAGCTCTGAATCCAAGGCTTCCGCCTACATCGTGGGCTCGCTGCCCTTCATCGTGTTCGGCCTGATCTGGTGGATCAATCCCGAATACGTCGCAGGCTTCTTCTCCGAAGACCGCCTCATCGTCGCAGGTCTTGGCGGCCTGGTATGGATGTCCATCGGCGTGTTCATCATGGCCAAGATGGTCAGCTTCGAAATTTGA
- a CDS encoding pilus assembly protein CpaE, with product MNAPWSAGMPGNRDPFAAYICDDTALDILRPVVIEMGWQPEKCNKGGLRNAVQSLSVSASPNILMVDLSESGDPLNDINALAEVCEPGTVVIAVGQVNDVRLYRDLLASGIHDYLLKPLSAGQLRDALTQAQAVFAQPKANDADTVRRHISTAVVGTRGGVGSSTLATSLAWHFSDDMKMPTALLDLDVHFGTGALSLDLEPGRGLTDAIDNPSRIDGLFIERAMIRANDNLAILSAEAPINSPLMTDGTAFLQLEEEFRQAFEMTVIDMPRNMLINFPNLLADVNVVVLGADMTLASARDTIRILSWLKTNAPHAQPLIVANKVQSGIAEISKTDFEASIERKIDITVPYDAKAAANAAKLGQVFVDANPASKATSAIKQLADRVVGASAEEGEDDAAAKKSLLGSFDIKSLLKKKSKQPKESVAAE from the coding sequence ATGAATGCTCCATGGAGCGCCGGCATGCCCGGCAATCGTGATCCCTTCGCCGCCTATATCTGCGACGATACCGCGCTCGACATCCTGCGCCCCGTCGTGATCGAGATGGGCTGGCAGCCGGAGAAGTGCAACAAGGGTGGCCTGCGCAATGCGGTCCAGTCCCTCAGCGTCTCGGCCAGCCCGAACATCCTGATGGTCGACCTGTCGGAAAGCGGCGATCCGCTGAACGATATCAACGCGCTGGCAGAGGTCTGCGAACCGGGGACGGTGGTCATCGCGGTGGGTCAGGTCAACGACGTTCGACTTTACCGCGACCTGCTGGCCAGCGGCATTCACGACTACCTGCTGAAACCGCTTTCGGCCGGACAGCTTCGTGATGCCCTGACACAGGCGCAGGCCGTTTTTGCGCAACCCAAGGCCAACGACGCGGATACCGTCAGGCGCCATATCTCGACCGCCGTGGTCGGAACGCGTGGCGGTGTCGGTTCGTCCACGCTGGCGACTTCGCTCGCCTGGCATTTCAGCGACGACATGAAGATGCCGACCGCCCTGCTGGACCTCGATGTCCATTTCGGGACCGGCGCACTTTCGCTCGACCTCGAACCGGGCCGTGGCCTGACCGACGCCATCGACAATCCCAGCCGTATCGATGGCTTGTTCATCGAACGCGCCATGATCCGCGCGAACGACAACCTGGCCATCCTGTCGGCAGAGGCACCGATCAACTCGCCGCTGATGACCGACGGCACGGCTTTCCTCCAGCTGGAGGAAGAGTTCCGCCAGGCATTCGAGATGACGGTCATCGACATGCCGCGAAACATGCTGATCAACTTCCCCAACCTGCTCGCCGACGTGAACGTCGTCGTGCTGGGGGCCGACATGACGCTGGCTTCGGCCCGCGACACGATCCGCATCCTTTCGTGGCTGAAGACCAATGCGCCGCACGCGCAGCCGCTGATCGTCGCCAACAAGGTCCAGTCCGGCATTGCCGAGATCAGCAAGACCGACTTTGAAGCCTCAATCGAGCGCAAGATCGACATCACCGTGCCCTATGACGCGAAAGCGGCGGCGAACGCTGCCAAGCTGGGCCAGGTGTTCGTCGATGCCAATCCGGCCAGCAAGGCGACCAGCGCGATCAAGCAGCTGGCCGACCGCGTCGTGGGGGCCAGCGCCGAAGAAGGCGAGGACGATGCCGCAGCCAAGAAATCGCTGCTCGGAAGCTTCGACATCAAGTCCCTGCTCAAGAAGAAGAGCAAGCAACCGAAGGAAAGCGTAGCGGCGGAATGA
- a CDS encoding CpaD family pilus assembly lipoprotein, with product MTKSKRIFAGAVSLTLGLALSACGGMPENRSLYSTKQPVVERTNYVFDVRSGASGLNAVEQQRLSGWFETMDLGYGDRVSIDDPMRNPATRAAVAALAGRHGMLISDGAPVTTGDVGPGNARVVITRSTASVPGCPDWSVTTDMNYTNGLSPGYGCAANSNLAAMVANPEDLIEGQRGNGETVIRTSNKAIQDYSERALTGAGGLQGSGLSTGGE from the coding sequence ATGACGAAATCCAAACGAATTTTCGCAGGCGCCGTGTCACTTACCCTCGGCCTGGCCCTCTCCGCCTGTGGCGGGATGCCGGAAAACCGGAGCCTTTACAGCACGAAGCAGCCGGTCGTCGAACGCACCAATTACGTCTTCGACGTCCGCAGCGGCGCATCCGGCCTGAATGCTGTCGAACAGCAGCGCTTGTCCGGCTGGTTCGAAACGATGGACCTTGGCTATGGCGACCGCGTCTCGATCGACGATCCGATGCGCAACCCCGCCACACGTGCCGCGGTCGCTGCACTGGCGGGGCGTCACGGGATGCTGATCAGCGACGGCGCTCCCGTAACCACCGGGGATGTCGGACCGGGCAATGCCCGCGTCGTCATCACCCGCTCCACCGCGAGCGTTCCGGGATGTCCCGATTGGTCGGTCACCACCGACATGAATTACACCAACGGACTGTCGCCAGGCTATGGTTGCGCTGCAAACAGCAATCTGGCCGCCATGGTCGCCAATCCGGAGGACCTCATCGAGGGTCAGCGCGGTAACGGCGAAACTGTCATCCGTACTTCGAACAAGGCAATCCAGGATTATTCCGAGCGTGCCCTGACGGGTGCGGGTGGGCTTCAGGGCAGCGGCCTTTCGACGGGAGGAGAATAA
- a CDS encoding type II and III secretion system protein family protein has translation MKRPEPRKAIASLLLAGLAIAPLTTIAPTEAQAQGVTRPSQDIALSIGRGELITVPGNMADVFIANDSIADVQIKSRNQLYLFGKAGGETTVYASNAAGDIIWSANVAVGSNIGSISQMLDLAMPDAQIASSTLGNNTVLLTGTVAAPEDAAEAERLVSAFVGQGTNVISRLRMATPLQVNLQVRFAEVSRSLVRDIGANLISADSTDGFQFGVTTGRGAFPQYNPGAPAGTGVNGGSEGVTVIDGTGQGATIAGLGRLLGLDLAGTLDLAERNGLVTTLSQPNLTALSGETANFLAGGEFPIPISQGLGATSVEYRKFGVSLAYTPTVLANGRISMRVRPEVSELSSQGAVTLNGFQIPALTIRRAETTIELGSGQSFMIAGLMSNNAQNTLDKAPGAGDIPILGNLFRSRSFRRGETELVIVVTPYLVEPVNPNEIRLPTDGYRAANEFQQMIEYRNNDGVSGAVRPGPTAVDRSAGSTPGISRISPETVLPAPGNSAPEQVAKTGSKTKRSEKPAVATPGFSLK, from the coding sequence ATGAAACGGCCAGAACCACGTAAGGCAATCGCTTCACTGCTCCTCGCAGGGCTCGCAATAGCGCCCCTGACGACCATTGCCCCGACCGAGGCGCAGGCACAGGGCGTAACCCGTCCGTCGCAAGACATCGCCCTGTCCATCGGGCGCGGCGAGTTGATCACCGTTCCCGGCAACATGGCCGATGTCTTCATCGCCAATGACTCCATCGCCGATGTACAGATCAAATCGCGCAACCAGCTATACCTTTTCGGGAAAGCTGGCGGTGAGACCACGGTATATGCCAGCAATGCCGCCGGCGATATAATCTGGTCCGCCAACGTGGCGGTCGGTTCCAATATCGGTAGTATTTCGCAGATGCTGGATCTGGCCATGCCGGATGCCCAGATTGCCAGTTCGACACTCGGCAACAACACCGTGCTGCTCACGGGCACGGTCGCTGCGCCGGAAGATGCCGCGGAAGCCGAACGGCTGGTATCGGCGTTTGTCGGACAGGGCACCAATGTCATCAGCCGGCTTCGCATGGCCACTCCGCTGCAGGTCAACCTGCAAGTTCGGTTTGCCGAAGTGAGCCGGTCCCTGGTCCGTGACATCGGGGCAAACCTGATTTCCGCAGACAGCACGGACGGCTTCCAGTTCGGTGTCACCACCGGGCGCGGCGCATTCCCGCAGTACAACCCCGGTGCCCCGGCGGGTACCGGCGTCAATGGCGGTTCGGAAGGTGTCACGGTCATCGATGGCACGGGCCAGGGCGCGACGATTGCCGGGCTCGGCCGCCTGCTCGGCCTCGACCTTGCCGGCACGCTCGACCTTGCCGAGCGCAATGGCCTGGTGACCACGCTTTCGCAGCCGAACCTGACGGCACTGTCCGGCGAGACGGCCAATTTCCTGGCGGGCGGCGAATTTCCCATCCCGATCAGCCAGGGACTCGGCGCGACTTCCGTCGAATATCGCAAGTTCGGCGTAAGCCTCGCCTACACGCCCACCGTGCTGGCCAACGGCCGCATCTCCATGCGGGTTCGTCCGGAAGTGTCCGAACTTTCCTCGCAAGGTGCGGTCACGCTCAACGGCTTCCAGATACCTGCCCTGACCATCCGGCGCGCGGAAACGACGATCGAGCTGGGATCGGGGCAAAGCTTCATGATCGCTGGCCTGATGAGCAACAACGCGCAGAACACGCTCGACAAGGCACCGGGCGCCGGGGACATTCCGATCCTTGGCAACCTTTTCCGCAGCCGCAGCTTCCGCCGCGGTGAAACGGAGCTGGTCATCGTGGTCACGCCTTACCTGGTCGAACCGGTCAACCCGAACGAGATCAGGCTGCCGACCGACGGATACCGCGCGGCCAACGAGTTCCAGCAGATGATCGAATACCGCAACAATGACGGCGTCAGCGGCGCGGTACGTCCTGGCCCGACTGCGGTCGACCGGTCTGCTGGCAGCACTCCCGGCATTTCGCGCATCTCTCCGGAGACGGTTTTGCCCGCGCCGGGCAACAGCGCTCCGGAACAGGTTGCGAAGACCGGTTCCAAAACAAAGCGCAGCGAGAAGCCCGCCGTGGCCACTCCCGGCTTCAGCCTCAAGTGA
- the cpaB gene encoding Flp pilus assembly protein CpaB: MDRKKLVLLLAALIIAVGTALAARSLFADAAAPQVEAAAPVPQGPKVLVAQRALPTGTIITADAIGFQQWPEELVQQAYFIEGESDISKLLGTVVRHPVTAGEPVTQGSLVAPGDRGFLAAALGPGMRAITVPVSAKTGVGGFVFPGDRVDLMLTQAVEGGDDGGALRATETILRNLRVLATDQSTTQETNEAGRTVVRAFRTVTLEVTPKIAEKVAVAQTIGTLSLSLRSIADNQAELERAIASGDVTIPENISPEEEEKLLREAMGRPSEGATTYQTGGDVSRFQRSTMPRRKTESAPQTVVTVESPSAGNGAVASAPSKPEGPVVRVTRGKATTEVEVSK, translated from the coding sequence ATGGACCGGAAGAAGCTTGTACTGCTGCTTGCAGCTTTGATCATCGCCGTCGGCACGGCTCTGGCCGCACGCAGCCTGTTTGCGGATGCGGCTGCACCGCAGGTCGAGGCTGCCGCGCCCGTACCCCAGGGCCCCAAGGTCCTGGTGGCCCAGCGCGCCCTGCCGACCGGCACCATCATCACGGCGGACGCCATCGGTTTCCAGCAATGGCCCGAAGAGCTCGTTCAGCAAGCCTATTTCATCGAGGGCGAATCCGACATCTCCAAGCTGCTCGGCACGGTCGTTCGTCACCCTGTCACTGCAGGCGAGCCTGTCACGCAGGGTTCGCTCGTGGCACCCGGCGACCGCGGCTTCCTTGCCGCAGCGCTCGGCCCGGGCATGCGGGCCATCACGGTTCCCGTGTCGGCCAAGACCGGCGTTGGCGGCTTCGTCTTCCCGGGCGACCGCGTCGACCTGATGCTGACCCAGGCTGTCGAGGGCGGCGATGATGGCGGTGCCCTGCGCGCCACGGAAACCATCCTGCGCAACCTGCGCGTGCTGGCAACCGACCAGTCGACTACGCAGGAAACGAACGAAGCGGGCCGCACAGTCGTCCGTGCCTTCCGCACGGTTACCCTGGAGGTAACGCCGAAGATCGCGGAAAAGGTCGCCGTTGCGCAAACCATCGGCACGCTCAGCCTTTCGCTTCGTTCGATCGCCGATAACCAGGCGGAACTGGAACGCGCTATTGCGTCGGGCGACGTGACCATTCCGGAGAACATCAGCCCCGAAGAAGAAGAAAAGCTGCTGCGCGAAGCAATGGGCCGTCCGAGCGAAGGCGCCACCACTTACCAGACCGGCGGCGACGTATCGCGTTTCCAGCGGTCCACCATGCCGCGCCGCAAAACGGAATCCGCACCGCAGACTGTGGTCACTGTAGAAAGTCCGTCTGCCGGGAACGGGGCGGTCGCCTCCGCCCCTTCAAAGCCGGAGGGACCTGTCGTCCGGGTCACTCGCGGCAAGGCCACCACCGAAGTCGAAGTGAGCAAGTGA
- a CDS encoding prepilin peptidase produces MHDYIQYGLLVALAIALVTAALTDIRRRQIDNWLNLGIALGAPLFWWASGASLWPDVAMQVGIAFLAFAILATMFAFGLMGGGDVKLLTALALWIQPMLFLQLLFVMAVSGGILCIVLGGWHIIRRQKDRLAIPYGVAIAIGGLWVLGTHHLPQAGASIGL; encoded by the coding sequence ATGCACGACTACATCCAATACGGACTGCTGGTGGCGCTTGCAATCGCGCTGGTGACTGCGGCGCTGACCGACATAAGGCGGCGCCAGATCGACAACTGGCTCAACCTCGGCATCGCCCTTGGCGCGCCGCTGTTCTGGTGGGCCAGTGGCGCGAGCCTGTGGCCGGACGTTGCCATGCAGGTCGGCATTGCCTTCCTCGCCTTCGCAATCCTTGCCACGATGTTCGCCTTCGGCCTGATGGGTGGCGGCGACGTAAAGCTGCTGACGGCGCTGGCGCTGTGGATCCAGCCCATGCTGTTCCTGCAATTGCTGTTCGTCATGGCGGTGTCCGGAGGCATCCTGTGCATCGTGCTGGGCGGTTGGCACATCATCCGCCGCCAGAAGGACAGGCTGGCCATACCCTACGGCGTGGCCATCGCCATTGGCGGACTGTGGGTCCTGGGTACCCATCACCTGCCGCAGGCGGGCGCATCCATCGGTCTGTGA
- a CDS encoding alpha/beta hydrolase: MPPNSQSETGATDHRLPKSNQRRRQGIIHSGDTATAPFDRRAIPAAASESRWEASDGHPIRRIDWPGGEAGSDGAARGSILFLPGRGDHYEKYLETLDEWHCGGWRVTAADWRGQGESGRLGTDDVTGHISDFAIWTRDLADLWSRWTAETPGPHVLAGHSMGGHLVLRSVAEGRTRPHALVLVAPMLGFSDSFIPIGITHAAAKLMNRVGDPMRPAWKWSEKPGEPAAARHALLTHDAERYADELWWRENRPGLRMGPGSWGWVERAIASMRWLGRSDTLEKIDVPTLIVATSNDKLVSWNAVGHAVRHLPKGELAAFGDEAHHEILREVDAVRDRAMTAIARFLDRVAPPS, encoded by the coding sequence ATGCCCCCGAATTCCCAGTCGGAAACGGGTGCTACAGATCATCGCTTACCAAAAAGTAACCAACGGAGGAGGCAAGGCATTATCCATTCAGGCGACACCGCGACCGCACCGTTCGACAGGCGCGCAATCCCCGCAGCGGCGAGCGAAAGCCGGTGGGAAGCGAGCGATGGCCACCCCATTCGCCGGATAGACTGGCCGGGCGGTGAGGCCGGGTCGGACGGCGCGGCGCGCGGATCGATCCTGTTCCTGCCCGGGCGCGGGGACCACTACGAGAAATACTTGGAAACGCTGGACGAATGGCACTGCGGCGGCTGGCGGGTCACGGCTGCCGACTGGCGCGGGCAGGGCGAATCCGGACGCCTGGGCACAGACGACGTGACCGGCCATATTTCCGACTTCGCCATCTGGACCCGCGACCTTGCCGATCTGTGGTCGCGCTGGACAGCGGAGACGCCCGGCCCGCACGTGCTGGCGGGTCACTCCATGGGTGGTCACCTGGTCCTGCGTTCGGTTGCAGAGGGCCGGACCAGGCCCCACGCGCTGGTCCTGGTCGCGCCGATGCTGGGCTTCAGCGACAGTTTCATCCCGATCGGCATCACCCATGCCGCGGCGAAACTGATGAACCGGGTCGGCGACCCGATGCGACCGGCATGGAAGTGGAGCGAAAAACCGGGCGAGCCTGCCGCCGCGCGCCACGCCCTGCTGACCCATGACGCGGAACGCTACGCCGACGAACTGTGGTGGCGCGAGAACCGCCCTGGCCTCAGGATGGGTCCCGGTAGCTGGGGCTGGGTCGAACGCGCCATTGCCTCCATGCGCTGGCTGGGGCGCTCCGACACGCTGGAGAAGATCGACGTGCCCACCCTGATCGTCGCGACGAGCAACGACAAGCTGGTGTCGTGGAACGCGGTCGGTCACGCCGTGCGCCACTTGCCCAAGGGCGAGCTGGCAGCCTTCGGTGACGAAGCGCATCACGAGATACTGCGCGAAGTCGATGCCGTCCGGGACCGCGCGATGACCGCCATTGCGCGCTTCCTGGACCGGGTCGCCCCTCCGTCCTGA
- a CDS encoding FAD-dependent oxidoreductase, with product MAAYDIAVIGAGIAGASLAAELAAQTGSGEGIVLLEAEDQPGYHTTGRSAAFWSETYGGPGIVPLSLASGDSLCDMGFLHRRGALHMVRGDAMGTLDSFMATYADTGAKLEKVGRQVMEAHVPGLRPEWQGAVYEPECSDIDVAGLHQHYLGQAARAGASLSCRARVVSCRRTAGAWQITCADGRSFEAALLVNAAGAWADEIARLAGAAPLGITPYRRTVVQLALGRVPPPDLPLVLDIGGTFYFKPENGRLWLSPHDEVADRPGDVAADEMAVAEAIDRFENVVDWPVDRVERRWAGLRSFAPDRLPVYGYDPDCEGFFWCAGQGGFGIQTAPAAARMAARLVTGAAPEEGDFGIDPAAYLPGRFREVPRDVPGG from the coding sequence ATGGCTGCTTACGATATCGCTGTGATCGGCGCCGGGATTGCAGGTGCCAGCCTGGCCGCCGAACTGGCCGCGCAAACCGGATCGGGCGAGGGGATCGTCCTGCTCGAGGCGGAAGACCAGCCGGGCTATCACACGACGGGCCGATCGGCCGCGTTCTGGTCGGAGACCTATGGAGGCCCCGGCATCGTGCCGCTGTCGCTCGCATCCGGCGACAGCCTGTGCGACATGGGATTCCTTCACCGCCGGGGCGCGCTGCACATGGTGCGCGGCGATGCCATGGGTACACTCGATAGCTTCATGGCGACCTATGCCGATACCGGGGCGAAGCTGGAGAAGGTGGGGCGGCAGGTGATGGAAGCGCACGTCCCGGGGCTGCGTCCGGAATGGCAGGGTGCCGTTTACGAACCGGAATGCTCCGATATCGATGTTGCCGGGCTCCACCAGCATTATCTGGGGCAGGCGGCCCGGGCGGGCGCCTCGCTGTCCTGCCGGGCGCGTGTCGTCTCCTGTCGGCGAACCGCAGGCGCGTGGCAGATCACTTGCGCCGACGGACGGAGCTTCGAAGCCGCGCTGCTGGTCAACGCTGCCGGAGCCTGGGCGGACGAGATCGCCCGCCTGGCAGGGGCCGCGCCGCTCGGCATTACGCCCTATCGCCGGACGGTTGTGCAGCTCGCGCTGGGCAGAGTGCCTCCACCGGACCTCCCGCTGGTCCTCGACATCGGCGGGACGTTCTATTTCAAGCCGGAAAACGGGCGGCTCTGGCTCAGCCCGCATGACGAAGTAGCGGACCGTCCCGGCGATGTTGCGGCAGACGAGATGGCCGTAGCCGAGGCGATCGACCGGTTCGAAAACGTCGTCGACTGGCCGGTAGACCGGGTGGAACGGCGTTGGGCGGGCTTGCGCAGTTTCGCGCCAGACCGGTTGCCCGTCTATGGATACGACCCCGACTGCGAAGGCTTTTTCTGGTGTGCGGGCCAGGGCGGCTTCGGCATCCAGACCGCGCCGGCCGCCGCGCGCATGGCGGCGCGGCTCGTCACCGGCGCTGCACCCGAGGAGGGCGATTTCGGAATAGACCCGGCGGCCTATCTACCGGGCCGTTTTCGCGAGGTACCAAGAGATGTTCCCGGCGGGTAG